The region GCTAATAATAggtactatttttttttgtttggtacTATCTTTTTAGATCTATACTTTTactacattaaatttttaaacatttaaatattttaattcatctGGGATATTTGAATAACACAAAGAAGGAATAGAACTTTATTTGTTCCTACATGGTTATTCAACCTGTTCATTATTTCATGTCATtaattcactcagcaaatattcattgagtccctaactatatgccaggcactggtcCAAGCTCTGTGGGGAGACCCAATATGACAAGCAAGATTCCTGCTCTTTAGTGGAGGGAATCAGACGATAAACAGgccaacaaataaatgaataaataaaaattcaggtaGCAATAAGTGCTTTGCAAAGACTTAAAACAGAATTTGATAGAGAAGGATCGAAAGATCCCTAAAGGGAAGGCTTCTGAGATCATGATTTTCAGTTGAGTTTTGAATGATAGCCAGGAGAAGTCTTTGTGGAAACCTAGAGTAATAGTTAAACTTTGCACAAATAAGAACAGACTGAAATGAGGGCAGGGAGGTAGGTGTGAGCCAAGTCATAGGACCTCTTAATCCAGAGTGAAAAGTTATGGACAGGCAGTCATTATAGAGATGGAAATGGACAAGCATCCTAACCTGGTTTACCTAGTAGGAAAGCAAGATTGGAAGACCACTTAAAAGGTTATCAGCATAGTTACTGTCCCAACCCCATTAGCTGAAaaatccattttttccctattaaTTTAAATGTACCTTTTGgttctatttctggactttctgccCACTTTTAGAAATCAGTTTTTCAATTTGAGTAAGTGTTCTGTTCTATTACTGTAGCTGtacaatatgtttatttatttgttagggTAGGCCCACCAATCATGTATCCTTTTCCAATAGTTCTAATGCATTTGTAATTATGAAATTAGACAAAGAATCTCtattgttctttttgttgctgaagtgaaaagaattgtttttaataatatacattttttagggacttccctggtgatgcagtggttaagattccacacttccactgtagggggcatgggttcaatccctgttcagggcactaagatcctgcaagccatatggcacgccacacacacacacacacgtgtgtgtgtgtgtgtgtatataaatctaGTATTTGCTGCAAAAGAGATTTTGTGTCTGTATTTATTTGATAATAGTCCACTTCATGACTTACGAGTTACAATAGCCTCTCATGATTTTGACCTCTTTCCATGTCAGTTCTTTCCCTAgttaattatttccaaatatgttTCTGATAGtatgtgattcttttttcctcccctctccccaggtcttGGGCTTGCCTTCAACTTGAATCCAGCTTTGACCATGATTGCCAAGTATTTCTACAAGAAGCGACCGTTAGCAAATGGACTAGCCATGGCAGGCAGCCCTGTGTTCCTCTTTGCCATGGCCCCTCTTAACCAGGCTCTTTTTGCTCTCTTTGGCTGGAGAGGAAGCTTCCTAATTCTGGGGGGCCTCCTACTAAACTGCTGTGTGGCTGGAGCCCTGATGAGACCAATAGGGCCCAAGCCAACCACTgcagagaaagagaagtctaAAGAATTCCTTCAGGAAGCTGGAAAATGTGATGCAAACAAGGGGGCAGGTAATCCAAAGACAGGAGTTAATGGCGGACACTCCCCAAAGGAGAAACAATTACTTTCTCAAACAGTTAACAAACTTTTGGACCTATCCCTGTTCAAGCACAGAGGCTTCCTGCTGTACCTCTTTGGGAATGTGATCATGTCTTTTGCGCTGGCTGCACCTTTAGTCTTTATTGTCAATTACGCCAAGAGTCAACATCACTCTGGTGAGAAGGCtgctttccttctttccattCAGGCTTTTGTTGACATGGTATCCAGACCTTGTATGGGATTTGTAGCCAACACAAAGTGGGTAAGACCACGAATTCAGTACTTTTTGGCTGCTTCCATTATCGCGAACGGAGTATGTCATATGCTAGTTCCTTTATCTTCCAGCTACATAGGGTTCTGTGTCTACTCGGGATTCCTTGGATTTGCTTTTGGGTGGTTTGGTGCCGTACTGTTTGAAACACTGATGGACCTTGTGGGAGCCGAGAGATTCTCCAGTGCTGTGGGATTGGTGACCATTGTGGAGTGCTGTCCTATGCTCCTGGGGCCACCAGTTCTAGGTACAGTATGTCTCCCAGTTTCTATGGTCCTATTAACATAAAACAGGCAGAGAAGATTGGGAAGGTGATGGAAAGCAGAATCCTAATCGTTTCTGTATTCTGTCATATAGTGCAAGACTATGATGTCAGACTATTATTGTTCCCACTTTAAAGAAATAGAGgcttttgaaagtgaaataacttgcccaggatcacacagctaagAAGTGACTCTAAAACCTGAGGTATTATCCTCTCAGTCAGTGCTAaacagtttacatttttaaagtatcattaATACAAAATACAACAATAATTTGGACCTCTGGATGTGATGCATGTTTTTGACATTATGCACTCTAAAGTTAGGAAGGACACATAGTGAAAAACCCACTACTGACCTGTCAAAACTTTTCCACCTTCTGTCCTCCataagatcttacagaaaaacccaaatgaactcttttggccaacccagtatatcCAAGGAGATTCTAAATCCTATTCGGTTTTGTTTCCTA is a window of Muntiacus reevesi chromosome 1, mMunRee1.1, whole genome shotgun sequence DNA encoding:
- the LOC136162809 gene encoding monocarboxylate transporter 1-like, producing MPPSNGGPAGYTPPDGGWGWAVVVGAFISIGFSCAFGKSISVFYKDIGEVFKSSSSEVSWLSSIAFAVMYAGGPISSILVNKYGSRPVMIFGGCLSGCGLIAASFCSTVTELYICIGVIVGLGLAFNLNPALTMIAKYFYKKRPLANGLAMAGSPVFLFAMAPLNQALFALFGWRGSFLILGGLLLNCCVAGALMRPIGPKPTTAEKEKSKEFLQEAGKCDANKGAGNPKTGVNGGHSPKEKQLLSQTVNKLLDLSLFKHRGFLLYLFGNVIMSFALAAPLVFIVNYAKSQHHSGEKAAFLLSIQAFVDMVSRPCMGFVANTKWVRPRIQYFLAASIIANGVCHMLVPLSSSYIGFCVYSGFLGFAFGWFGAVLFETLMDLVGAERFSSAVGLVTIVECCPMLLGPPVLGHLGDIYGDYKYTYWTCGIILIVSGIYLFIGMGINYRLEAKEQKAEEKQKKESKEMEPKEVIKAAQSPELNGTEEGPKEEKL